In Sphingomonas psychrotolerans, the following proteins share a genomic window:
- a CDS encoding (deoxy)nucleoside triphosphate pyrophosphohydrolase: MEISGLLLVVAVALVDREGRVLVQQRPPGKPMAGLWEFPGGKVEAGEVPEVALVRELAEELGIDVATGALAPIAFASEGLGERHLLLLLYVAHEWAGTPEPRHASALQWVRPAEMRTLAMPPADVPLVDALERLL; this comes from the coding sequence GGTCGCGCTCGTCGACCGTGAAGGACGCGTGCTGGTCCAGCAGCGCCCGCCGGGTAAGCCGATGGCGGGGCTGTGGGAATTCCCCGGCGGCAAGGTCGAGGCGGGCGAAGTGCCCGAGGTGGCTTTGGTGCGCGAACTCGCCGAGGAACTGGGGATCGACGTTGCAACCGGGGCGCTGGCTCCGATCGCCTTCGCCAGCGAGGGGCTGGGCGAACGGCATTTGCTGCTGCTGCTCTATGTGGCGCATGAATGGGCAGGGACTCCCGAACCGCGGCATGCCAGCGCGCTGCAATGGGTGCGCCCGGCGGAGATGCGGACGCTGGCGATGCCCCCGGCGGACGTGCCGCTGGTCGATGCGCTGGAGCGGCTGCTCTAG
- a CDS encoding class I SAM-dependent methyltransferase produces MPLLVAGAATRHKPHVPDSETPSEIFSRALRRRRRDRAAPGFAGFSFLREHMLDGLLERLDGVKRDFRDVLDLGSFAGDLHIPGARIARLDAGFGFARAAGGVQADEDRLPFADAAFDLVISVGVLDQVNDVPGALALARRILRPDGLFLAAFAGAGTLATLRGCLREAETVRPAARFHPQIDVRAGGDLLSRAGFALPVSDVETLVVRYAGLPNLLRDLRGMAATNLLPNPAPLTRDTLVRASAAFADRAEPDGRTPERFEIVYLTGWAPDPSQPKAARRGSATASLADALKPKRPD; encoded by the coding sequence ATGCCGCTCCTTGTCGCGGGCGCAGCCACGCGGCACAAGCCGCACGTGCCCGACTCCGAAACACCCTCCGAAATCTTCTCCCGCGCGCTCCGCCGCCGCCGCCGCGATCGCGCCGCGCCCGGTTTTGCCGGCTTTTCGTTCCTGCGCGAACATATGCTCGACGGCCTGCTCGAGCGGCTCGACGGCGTAAAGCGCGATTTCCGTGACGTGCTCGATCTCGGCAGCTTTGCCGGCGACCTGCACATTCCCGGCGCGCGCATCGCCCGGCTCGATGCCGGGTTCGGGTTCGCGCGCGCGGCGGGCGGAGTACAGGCCGACGAAGATCGCCTGCCCTTCGCCGACGCCGCATTCGATCTGGTGATCTCTGTCGGCGTGCTCGATCAGGTCAACGACGTGCCAGGCGCACTCGCGCTCGCACGGCGGATACTGCGCCCCGACGGGCTGTTCCTCGCTGCCTTTGCCGGTGCCGGCACGCTCGCCACGTTGCGCGGCTGTCTGCGCGAAGCCGAGACCGTGCGCCCTGCCGCCCGCTTCCACCCGCAGATCGACGTTCGCGCCGGCGGCGATCTGCTCAGCCGCGCCGGCTTCGCCTTGCCGGTGTCCGACGTCGAGACTTTGGTGGTGCGCTATGCCGGACTGCCCAATCTGCTGCGCGACCTGCGCGGCATGGCCGCGACCAACCTGCTTCCCAACCCTGCGCCGCTCACTCGCGACACCCTCGTCCGTGCATCGGCGGCCTTCGCCGATCGTGCCGAACCAGACGGCCGCACCCCCGAACGCTTCGAGATCGTCTATCTCACCGGCTGGGCGCCCGATCCTTCGCAGCCCAAGGCCGCGCGTCGGGGCAGTGCCACAGCCTCGCTCGCCGACGCGCTGAAGCCGAAGCGGCCGGACTAG
- a CDS encoding ComF family protein yields the protein MAALASLARLADLALPPRCPGCGEVIAAPHRFCARCWGSLRFLGPPWCAGCQLPFEFDRGEGALCGECLADPPPHDGVRAAVAYGDVAREVALKLKYSGKLACAETMARAMARLMPEGADLLVPVPLHRWRIWSRGFNQAALIAGALSRATRVPANVELLRRVKATPVLRGLGPRGRAKAVAGAFALASDAKPKLAGKTVVLIDDVHTSGATAAACARVLKRGGAAKVILLCWARVLGDEALD from the coding sequence ATGGCTGCGCTCGCTTCCCTTGCACGGCTCGCCGACCTTGCGCTGCCGCCGCGCTGCCCGGGCTGCGGCGAAGTCATTGCGGCGCCCCATCGCTTCTGCGCGCGCTGCTGGGGGAGCCTGCGCTTCCTCGGTCCGCCCTGGTGCGCGGGCTGCCAGCTGCCGTTCGAGTTCGATCGCGGCGAGGGCGCGCTTTGCGGGGAGTGTCTCGCCGATCCCCCGCCGCATGACGGCGTGCGCGCGGCGGTGGCGTATGGCGATGTCGCGCGCGAGGTGGCGCTCAAGCTAAAATATTCGGGGAAGCTGGCCTGCGCCGAGACCATGGCGCGCGCGATGGCGCGGCTGATGCCGGAGGGGGCCGATCTGCTGGTGCCGGTGCCGCTGCACCGCTGGCGGATCTGGTCGCGCGGGTTCAATCAGGCCGCGCTGATCGCCGGCGCCTTGTCCCGCGCCACCCGAGTGCCCGCCAATGTCGAGCTGCTGCGGCGAGTGAAGGCGACGCCGGTGCTGCGCGGGCTGGGTCCGCGGGGCCGGGCAAAGGCGGTGGCGGGGGCGTTCGCGCTGGCGAGTGATGCGAAGCCAAAATTGGCCGGCAAGACCGTGGTGCTGATCGACGATGTGCATACCAGCGGCGCGACCGCGGCGGCCTGCGCGCGGGTACTCAAGCGCGGCGGGGCGGCCAAAGTGATCCTTCTGTGCTGGGCGCGCGTTCTCGGAGACGAGGCGCTGGATTGA